In Stenotrophomonas sp. ESTM1D_MKCIP4_1, a single genomic region encodes these proteins:
- a CDS encoding lysophospholipid acyltransferase family protein: MADALRRLDHAWRVFGTGLSFAAFGVGGLLLGVFVMPVLLLMRDPVARQRRARRLVQRAFASHVWLMCRLRLMTLQVEGRERLQRDGLLVLANHPTLIDVVCLIALLPNADCVVKRAVACNPFMRGPVRAAGYIANDDGAGLVDDCVAAVHAGGTLVIFPEGTRTVPGQPPRLQRGAANIAVRGRLDITPVRITCTPATLTKGQKWYRVPSRRFHVQLQIGEDIAIAPFLDEDDASRGDALAARRVTDHLTRYFDLSGDPTRAST; this comes from the coding sequence ATGGCTGACGCCCTGCGCCGTCTCGACCATGCCTGGCGGGTGTTCGGCACCGGCCTGAGCTTCGCCGCGTTCGGCGTGGGCGGGCTGCTGCTGGGCGTGTTCGTGATGCCGGTGCTGCTGCTGATGCGCGACCCGGTTGCGCGCCAGCGTCGGGCCCGGCGGCTGGTGCAGCGGGCGTTCGCCAGCCACGTCTGGCTGATGTGCCGGCTGCGGCTGATGACGCTGCAGGTGGAAGGCCGCGAGCGGCTGCAACGCGATGGCCTGCTGGTGCTGGCCAACCACCCGACCCTGATCGACGTGGTCTGCCTGATCGCCCTGCTGCCCAACGCGGACTGCGTGGTCAAGCGTGCGGTGGCCTGCAACCCGTTCATGCGCGGCCCGGTGCGCGCGGCCGGCTACATCGCCAATGACGATGGCGCCGGCCTGGTGGATGACTGCGTAGCGGCCGTGCATGCTGGCGGCACCCTGGTCATCTTTCCGGAAGGAACGCGCACTGTGCCGGGGCAGCCGCCACGCCTGCAGCGCGGTGCTGCCAACATCGCCGTGCGCGGGCGCCTGGACATCACGCCGGTACGCATCACCTGTACGCCCGCCACGCTGACCAAGGGCCAGAAGTGGTATCGTGTGCCCTCACGTCGTTTTCACGTTCAGCTGCAGATCGGCGAAGATATCGCCATCGCGCCCTTCCTGGACGAAGATGACGCGTCAAGGGGGGATGCCTTGGCGGCCCGTCGCGTCACCGACCACCTCACTCGTTATTTCGACCTGTCTGGAGATCCGACCCGTGCAAGCACTTGA
- a CDS encoding beta-ketoacyl synthase chain length factor: MIEFSVVDWAAWAPGLTERSQWMGWADAPFLPQGEGTPSLAEVPAMQRRRIERLGRMAIQAACWCEDAQGADSGVPLVFASRHGDVARSMDLLGSLAASEPLSPTGFGLSVHNAIAALYSIARGHRGNYLALAAGQSTVETACLEAAGLLADGAREVRVVVYESPLPDVYAEFADEPDPFFAWCWRLAPPGTAGTGLRLAWEPAADAGNTAPGLLPHALDLHRFLLSAAPALEHVTQGQRWRWSRHG; the protein is encoded by the coding sequence ATGATCGAATTTTCCGTTGTCGACTGGGCCGCCTGGGCGCCTGGACTGACAGAACGCAGCCAATGGATGGGCTGGGCCGACGCGCCGTTCCTGCCGCAGGGCGAGGGCACGCCGTCGCTGGCGGAAGTGCCGGCGATGCAGCGCCGTCGTATCGAGCGTCTGGGGCGGATGGCCATCCAGGCCGCATGCTGGTGTGAAGACGCGCAGGGCGCCGACAGCGGGGTGCCGCTGGTGTTTGCCAGCCGCCATGGTGATGTGGCCCGTTCGATGGACCTGCTGGGCTCGCTGGCCGCGTCCGAGCCGCTGTCGCCCACCGGCTTCGGCCTGTCGGTGCACAACGCCATCGCCGCCCTGTATTCCATCGCCCGCGGCCACCGCGGCAACTACCTGGCGCTGGCCGCTGGCCAGTCCACCGTGGAAACTGCCTGCCTGGAAGCCGCTGGCCTGCTGGCCGATGGCGCGCGCGAAGTGCGCGTGGTGGTCTACGAATCGCCGTTGCCCGACGTTTACGCCGAGTTCGCCGACGAACCCGACCCGTTCTTCGCCTGGTGCTGGCGCCTGGCGCCGCCTGGCACGGCCGGCACCGGCCTGCGCCTGGCATGGGAACCGGCCGCCGATGCGGGCAACACCGCACCGGGCCTGCTGCCGCACGCACTGGACCTGCATCGCTTCCTGCTGTCGGCGGCGCCTGCGCTGGAGCACGTGACCCAAGGCCAGCGCTGGCGCTGGAGCCGCCATGGCTGA
- the cydB gene encoding cytochrome d ubiquinol oxidase subunit II, producing MDLMTWLPVAWFAVIGFGVLMYVVLDGFVLGIGILAPFAEDEEQLDLMMNTAAPIWDGNETWLVLGGAGLLAAFPKAYAVLLSALYLPVLLLVVALVFRGVAFEFRFKAHRSRRLWSVAFGLGSLLATFAQGVILGTLVQGIPLVHGRFSGGAFSWFSPFAMLTGAALVAGYALLGSTWLILKTEGRVQALARQMTRPLVAAVIAAMGLVSSWLPFLDSRLMDRWFSDGNFWWLSPVPLLTLAVAAALWRSATHPRRDLPPFLLSLALFVLGFAGLVLGMWPYLLPPSMTLWQAAAPASSLGFTLVGLVLLLPVILGYTAWSYRVFRGKVRADAGYH from the coding sequence ATGGACCTGATGACCTGGCTGCCGGTGGCGTGGTTCGCGGTGATCGGCTTCGGCGTGCTGATGTACGTGGTGCTGGACGGCTTCGTGCTCGGCATCGGCATCCTCGCCCCGTTCGCCGAAGACGAGGAACAGCTGGACCTGATGATGAACACCGCCGCGCCCATCTGGGATGGCAACGAGACCTGGCTGGTGCTGGGCGGGGCCGGCCTGCTGGCGGCGTTCCCCAAAGCGTATGCCGTGCTGCTGTCGGCGCTGTACCTGCCGGTGCTGCTGCTGGTGGTGGCGCTGGTGTTCCGGGGCGTGGCTTTTGAATTCCGCTTCAAGGCCCACCGCTCACGGCGGCTGTGGAGCGTGGCCTTCGGCCTGGGTTCGCTGCTGGCCACGTTCGCCCAGGGCGTGATTCTGGGCACCCTGGTGCAGGGCATTCCGCTGGTCCATGGGCGCTTCAGCGGCGGCGCGTTCAGCTGGTTCAGTCCGTTCGCGATGCTGACCGGCGCCGCGCTGGTGGCCGGCTATGCGTTGTTGGGCAGCACCTGGCTGATCCTGAAGACCGAGGGCCGCGTGCAGGCGCTGGCGCGGCAGATGACCCGGCCGCTGGTGGCGGCCGTGATCGCGGCGATGGGCCTGGTCAGCAGCTGGCTGCCGTTCCTGGATTCGCGGTTGATGGATCGCTGGTTCAGCGACGGCAACTTCTGGTGGCTGTCGCCGGTGCCGCTTCTGACCCTGGCGGTCGCCGCCGCCCTGTGGCGCAGCGCGACCCACCCGCGCCGCGACCTGCCGCCGTTCCTGCTCAGCCTGGCGCTGTTCGTGCTCGGCTTCGCCGGCCTGGTGCTGGGCATGTGGCCCTATCTGCTGCCTCCGTCGATGACGCTGTGGCAGGCGGCCGCCCCGGCGTCATCGCTGGGCTTCACCCTGGTCGGGCTGGTGCTGCTGCTGCCGGTCATCCTGGGCTACACCGCCTGGTCCTACCGGGTGTTCCGCGGCAAGGTGCGCGCCGACGCCGGCTACCACTGA
- a CDS encoding cytochrome ubiquinol oxidase subunit I: MDALLLSRIQFGFVISFHVLFPAFTIGTASWLAFIEWRWLRTKVPIWRDLYFFWQKIFAVSFGMGVVSGIVMAFQFGTNWPRLSEVAGTVIGPLLTYEVLTAFFLEASFLGVMMFGWGRVSPRLHFLSTCMVALGTLFSTFWILSSNSWLHTPAGYEIINGIVHPVDWWQVVFNPSFPYRLAHMALGSFITTCFVIGGVGAWYLRKGTHVDAGRRMLIAAVAFAALTVPVQIFVGDMHGLNTLKHQPMKIAAVEAHWHESKAGEGVPLVVFALPNEKEQRNDFEVAIPKLGSVILTHSLDGTFDPLTSVPASERPPVTPVFFAFRIMVGLGTLMLLLAWVSAFQLWRKKLLDSPWLLRGWNWMLPSGFIALVSGWFVTEMGRQPWVVYGVLRTADAVGPQSAWMTALSLAVYVVGYAFVFGWGIWYLVKILRHGPQPYVEGPSLEHGSHTPARPLSAADEPLEER; this comes from the coding sequence TTGGACGCGTTGTTGTTGTCGCGGATCCAGTTCGGATTCGTCATCAGTTTCCACGTGCTGTTCCCCGCCTTCACCATCGGCACGGCCAGCTGGCTGGCCTTCATCGAATGGCGCTGGCTGCGCACGAAGGTGCCCATCTGGCGCGACCTGTATTTCTTCTGGCAGAAGATCTTCGCCGTGTCATTCGGCATGGGCGTGGTCAGCGGCATCGTCATGGCCTTCCAGTTCGGTACCAACTGGCCGCGGCTGAGCGAGGTGGCCGGCACGGTCATCGGCCCGCTGCTGACCTATGAAGTGCTGACCGCGTTCTTCCTGGAAGCCAGCTTCCTCGGCGTGATGATGTTTGGCTGGGGCCGGGTGTCGCCGCGCCTGCATTTCCTGTCCACCTGCATGGTGGCGCTGGGCACGCTGTTTTCCACGTTCTGGATCCTGTCGTCCAACAGCTGGCTGCATACGCCGGCCGGCTACGAAATCATCAACGGCATCGTGCACCCGGTGGACTGGTGGCAGGTGGTGTTCAACCCGTCCTTCCCGTACCGCCTGGCGCACATGGCGCTGGGTTCGTTCATCACCACCTGTTTCGTGATCGGTGGCGTGGGCGCGTGGTACCTGCGCAAGGGCACGCACGTCGACGCGGGCCGGCGCATGCTGATCGCGGCGGTGGCGTTTGCCGCGCTGACCGTGCCGGTGCAGATCTTCGTCGGCGACATGCATGGCCTGAACACGCTCAAGCACCAGCCGATGAAGATCGCGGCGGTGGAAGCGCACTGGCATGAGAGCAAGGCCGGCGAGGGCGTACCGCTGGTGGTGTTCGCGCTGCCCAACGAGAAAGAGCAGCGCAACGATTTCGAGGTGGCCATCCCAAAGCTGGGCAGCGTGATCCTGACCCACTCGCTGGACGGCACGTTCGATCCACTCACGTCGGTGCCGGCCAGCGAGCGGCCGCCGGTGACGCCGGTATTCTTCGCGTTCCGCATCATGGTCGGGCTGGGCACGCTGATGCTGCTGCTGGCCTGGGTCTCGGCGTTCCAGCTGTGGCGGAAGAAGCTGCTCGATTCGCCGTGGCTGCTGCGTGGCTGGAACTGGATGCTGCCCAGCGGCTTCATCGCACTGGTCTCCGGTTGGTTTGTCACCGAGATGGGGCGCCAGCCGTGGGTGGTGTATGGCGTGCTGCGCACCGCCGATGCAGTGGGGCCGCAGAGCGCGTGGATGACCGCGCTGTCGCTGGCGGTGTACGTGGTCGGCTATGCCTTCGTGTTCGGCTGGGGCATCTGGTACCTGGTGAAGATCCTGCGCCATGGCCCGCAGCCCTACGTGGAAGGGCCGTCGCTGGAGCATGGCAGCCACACCCCGGCGCGGCCGCTGTCGGCCGCCGATGAACCGCTGGAGGAGCGCTGA
- a CDS encoding sigma-70 family RNA polymerase sigma factor, with the protein MSLLGGALAALRGRPRDVPAEPVVDDDRALVLAIIDGSQPAFAQLVQAHQRTCAHVIGRMVGDRDQVADLLQETFLAVFRQLHRFRFESSLRTWVSRVAYTTALQHLRRRRLEMQWMVAVEVPEELGIGDEGPGPVELSEALQAGRELNAALERLTPPQRLIVGLHYLEDFDLAEIEQVTGLARGTIKSHLYRARQVLKQELTRRAAAGELL; encoded by the coding sequence ATGAGCCTGCTGGGGGGAGCGCTGGCCGCACTGCGGGGACGTCCACGCGACGTTCCCGCCGAACCCGTGGTGGATGACGATCGTGCATTGGTCCTGGCCATCATCGACGGTTCGCAACCGGCCTTCGCCCAGCTGGTGCAGGCCCATCAACGCACCTGTGCGCACGTGATCGGGCGCATGGTCGGCGACCGCGACCAGGTGGCCGATCTGCTGCAGGAAACCTTTCTGGCGGTGTTCCGCCAGTTGCACCGGTTCCGCTTCGAGTCGTCGCTGCGCACCTGGGTCTCGCGGGTGGCCTACACGACGGCGCTGCAGCACCTGCGCCGCCGCCGGCTGGAAATGCAGTGGATGGTGGCGGTGGAGGTGCCTGAGGAACTGGGCATCGGCGACGAAGGCCCCGGCCCGGTCGAACTGAGCGAGGCGCTGCAGGCCGGCCGCGAGTTGAACGCGGCGCTGGAGCGGCTGACCCCGCCGCAACGGCTGATCGTGGGCCTGCATTACCTGGAGGATTTCGATCTGGCCGAGATTGAACAGGTGACCGGGCTGGCGCGCGGTACCATCAAGAGCCACCTGTACCGCGCACGGCAGGTCCTGAAGCAGGAACTGACGCGCCGCGCCGCCGCCGGAGAGCTGTTGTGA
- a CDS encoding S9 family peptidase produces MSRVLPLSLLLSAILAAPAAHAAPTPITIEQAMADPDWIGPPVEKAWWSWNSQQVEYQLKRNGSPVRDTFRQPLAGSAAAQVADDQRGSLDVADPVYDRSRSRSAFVRNGDVFVRDLRSGALTQLTRSNERAAGVNFAADNGVIWRVGQNWFHWTAASGVQQVASLKAEKDPASKPKDDLLRDQQLRTLETLRRDRDQREALKDQDQRWRQADPTRAAAPIYLGADVEIADSLLSPDLGHLIVVTKPKDFDDGRTSKMPLYVTESGYEETEDTRTRVGRNGFEPHTLWYVDARTGKAEKLSLSGLPGIGTDPLAELRRKAGKEPLKGDRSVQVMSDFMGGGMRWSADGQQAAVMLRANDNKDRWIVSIGNDGRVQNRHRLTDSAWINWGFNDFGWMADGRTLWLLSEESGYSHLYTQAGSAKPQALTSGKWETSAPVLSADGKGFYFLCNQQAPHDYEICAVDTGSRQVRELTSLNGVEDFSLSPDGQQLLVRYSAAYLPTQLAVVPSAGGQARVLTDTRTAEYKAREWIQPKLVAVPSKHGAGVVWAKYYEPEHKEPGKKYPIVMFVHGAGYLQNVHQRYPAYFREQMFHNLLVEKGYIVLDMDYRGSEGYGRDWRTAIYRNMGHPELEDYKDGLDWLVDTQQGDRDHAGIYGGSYGGFMTFMALFRSPGTFKAGAALRPVLDWQNYNHAYTSNILNTPDIDPEAYRTSSPIEYAQNLQDNLLIAHGMMDDNVFFQDSVHLTQRLIELHKDNWSIAPYPLERHGYVRADSWLDQYKRILKLFEQNLK; encoded by the coding sequence ATGTCCCGAGTGCTGCCCCTGTCCCTCCTGCTGTCGGCCATTCTGGCCGCACCGGCCGCGCATGCCGCGCCCACGCCGATCACCATCGAACAGGCCATGGCCGACCCGGACTGGATCGGTCCGCCGGTCGAAAAGGCCTGGTGGTCCTGGAACAGCCAGCAGGTGGAATACCAGCTCAAGCGCAATGGCAGCCCGGTGCGCGACACCTTCCGCCAGCCGCTGGCCGGCAGCGCGGCCGCGCAGGTGGCCGATGACCAGCGCGGCAGCCTGGACGTGGCCGACCCGGTCTACGACCGCAGCCGCAGCCGCAGCGCCTTTGTCCGCAACGGCGATGTGTTCGTGCGCGACCTGCGCAGCGGCGCACTGACCCAGCTGACCCGCAGCAACGAGCGCGCGGCCGGGGTGAACTTTGCCGCCGACAACGGCGTGATCTGGCGCGTGGGGCAGAACTGGTTCCACTGGACCGCCGCCAGCGGCGTGCAGCAGGTGGCCAGCCTGAAGGCTGAGAAGGACCCGGCCAGCAAGCCCAAGGATGACCTGCTGCGCGACCAGCAGCTGCGCACCCTCGAAACCCTGCGCCGCGACCGCGACCAGCGTGAAGCGCTGAAGGACCAGGACCAGCGCTGGCGCCAGGCCGACCCGACCCGCGCGGCGGCCCCGATCTACCTGGGCGCCGACGTGGAGATTGCCGACAGCCTGCTGTCGCCGGACCTGGGCCACCTCATCGTGGTGACCAAGCCGAAGGACTTCGACGACGGCCGCACCAGCAAGATGCCGCTGTATGTGACCGAATCCGGTTACGAGGAAACCGAGGACACCCGCACCCGCGTGGGCCGCAACGGCTTCGAGCCGCACACCCTGTGGTACGTGGACGCGCGCACCGGCAAGGCCGAGAAGCTGTCGCTGTCGGGCCTGCCGGGGATCGGCACCGACCCGCTGGCCGAGCTGCGCCGCAAGGCCGGCAAGGAGCCGCTGAAGGGCGACCGCAGCGTGCAGGTGATGAGCGACTTCATGGGCGGCGGCATGCGCTGGAGCGCCGATGGCCAGCAGGCCGCGGTGATGCTGCGCGCCAATGACAACAAGGACCGCTGGATCGTCAGCATCGGCAACGACGGCCGCGTGCAGAACCGCCACCGCCTGACCGACAGCGCCTGGATCAACTGGGGCTTCAACGATTTCGGCTGGATGGCCGACGGCCGCACGCTGTGGCTGCTGTCCGAGGAATCGGGCTATTCGCACCTGTACACCCAGGCCGGTTCGGCCAAGCCGCAGGCCCTGACCAGCGGCAAGTGGGAGACCTCCGCGCCGGTGCTGTCGGCCGACGGCAAGGGCTTCTACTTCCTGTGCAACCAGCAGGCCCCGCACGACTATGAAATCTGCGCGGTCGACACCGGCAGCCGCCAGGTGCGCGAACTGACCAGCCTGAACGGCGTGGAAGACTTCTCGCTGTCGCCCGATGGCCAGCAGCTGCTGGTGCGCTACTCGGCCGCTTACCTGCCGACCCAGCTGGCCGTGGTGCCGAGCGCCGGTGGCCAGGCACGCGTGCTGACCGACACCCGCACCGCCGAGTACAAGGCGCGCGAGTGGATCCAGCCGAAGCTGGTGGCGGTACCGTCCAAGCACGGTGCCGGCGTGGTCTGGGCCAAGTACTACGAGCCCGAGCACAAGGAACCGGGCAAAAAGTACCCGATCGTGATGTTCGTGCACGGTGCCGGCTACCTGCAGAACGTGCACCAGCGTTACCCGGCCTACTTCCGCGAGCAGATGTTCCACAACCTGCTGGTGGAGAAGGGCTACATCGTGCTGGACATGGATTACCGCGGCAGCGAGGGCTACGGCCGCGACTGGCGTACGGCGATCTACCGCAACATGGGCCACCCGGAACTGGAAGACTACAAGGACGGCCTGGACTGGCTGGTCGACACCCAGCAGGGTGACCGCGACCACGCCGGCATCTACGGCGGTTCCTACGGCGGCTTCATGACCTTCATGGCGCTGTTCCGTTCGCCGGGCACGTTCAAGGCCGGCGCCGCACTGCGCCCGGTGCTGGACTGGCAGAACTACAACCATGCCTACACCAGCAACATCCTCAACACCCCGGACATCGACCCGGAGGCGTACCGCACGTCCTCGCCCATCGAGTACGCGCAGAACCTGCAGGACAACCTGCTGATCGCCCACGGCATGATGGATGACAACGTGTTCTTCCAGGACTCGGTGCACCTGACCCAGCGCCTGATCGAACTGCACAAGGACAACTGGTCGATCGCCCCGTACCCGCTGGAGCGCCACGGCTACGTGCGTGCCGACTCCTGGCTGGACCAGTACAAGCGCATCCTCAAGCTGTTCGAGCAGAACCTGAAGTGA
- a CDS encoding NUDIX domain-containing protein has translation MSNAAATIQIVAAVILDDRGRALVVRKHGADRYIQPGGKPEAGETPLQALARELDEELGVQLDAASAIALGRFEDWAVNEPGHRVQAQAWWVQVTGTPTARAEIAALAWVPLQPPHGLRLAPLSEHHILPAVAALATSR, from the coding sequence GTGAGCAACGCCGCGGCCACGATCCAGATCGTGGCCGCGGTCATCCTGGATGACCGCGGCCGGGCGCTGGTGGTGCGCAAGCACGGTGCCGACCGCTACATCCAGCCCGGCGGCAAGCCCGAGGCGGGTGAAACGCCGCTACAGGCGCTGGCGCGTGAGCTGGACGAAGAACTGGGCGTGCAGCTCGACGCCGCCAGCGCGATTGCGCTGGGGCGGTTCGAGGACTGGGCGGTGAACGAACCTGGTCACCGCGTGCAGGCACAGGCCTGGTGGGTGCAGGTGACGGGCACGCCCACCGCACGCGCGGAGATCGCCGCGCTGGCCTGGGTGCCGCTGCAGCCCCCACACGGCCTGCGCTTGGCACCCTTGAGCGAACACCATATCCTGCCGGCGGTCGCCGCCCTGGCGACGTCCCGCTGA
- the hemF gene encoding oxygen-dependent coproporphyrinogen oxidase, whose protein sequence is MNEFERVRAYLTDLQDRICAAIEAVDGRARFQEDLWQRAEGGGGRTRVLRDGAVFEQAGIGFSDVSGSRLPPSASANRPELAGASWRATGVSLVFHPLNPYVPTTHANVRFFQAQRDGEVVASWFGGGFDLTPFYPFDEDVKHWHQVAHDLCAPFGEERYPAHKRWCDTYFFLRHRNETRGVGGLFFDDLHGDFERDFDYLRAVGDGFLDAYLPIVQQRKDMAHGEREREFQLYRRGRYVEFNLVYDRGTLFGLQSGGRSESILMSLPPRVRWEYGFSPEAGSAEARLADYLVPRDWL, encoded by the coding sequence ATGAACGAATTCGAGCGCGTGCGCGCCTACCTCACCGATCTGCAGGATCGCATCTGTGCGGCCATCGAGGCCGTCGACGGCCGGGCGCGCTTCCAGGAAGACCTGTGGCAGCGGGCCGAGGGCGGCGGCGGCCGCACCCGCGTGCTGCGCGATGGCGCCGTGTTCGAGCAGGCCGGCATCGGCTTTTCCGATGTCTCCGGCAGCCGCCTGCCGCCGTCGGCCTCGGCCAACCGGCCGGAGCTGGCCGGCGCGTCCTGGCGCGCCACCGGCGTATCGCTGGTGTTCCACCCGCTCAACCCCTACGTGCCCACCACCCACGCCAACGTGCGCTTCTTCCAGGCCCAGCGCGATGGCGAAGTAGTGGCCAGCTGGTTCGGCGGCGGCTTCGACCTGACGCCGTTCTATCCCTTCGACGAAGACGTGAAGCACTGGCACCAGGTGGCACACGACCTGTGCGCGCCGTTCGGCGAGGAGCGCTACCCGGCGCACAAGCGCTGGTGCGACACGTATTTCTTCCTGCGCCATCGCAATGAAACGCGTGGCGTGGGCGGGCTGTTCTTCGACGATCTGCACGGCGATTTCGAGCGCGATTTCGACTATCTGCGCGCGGTCGGCGATGGCTTCCTTGATGCCTACCTGCCCATCGTGCAGCAGCGCAAGGACATGGCCCATGGCGAGCGCGAGCGTGAGTTCCAGCTGTACCGTCGTGGCCGCTATGTGGAATTCAACCTGGTCTACGACCGTGGCACGCTGTTCGGCCTGCAGAGTGGCGGCCGCAGCGAGAGCATCCTGATGAGCCTGCCGCCGCGCGTGCGCTGGGAATATGGCTTCAGCCCGGAAGCCGGCAGCGCCGAAGCTCGCCTCGCCGATTACCTGGTGCCACGCGACTGGCTGTAA
- a CDS encoding YetF domain-containing protein gives MPDLFALAMPWWEFILRAVVVYVVVLGMVRLGGKRALGQITPFDVLLIVLLGNAVQNALLGTDTSLGGGLLLAATLILLNYGVGWLTTRSRRMERLIEGEPVVIARDGRLLDAVLRREQVTRADFDAALRQQDCLGVEDVKLALLETNGHITIIPRQKDAAGPR, from the coding sequence ATGCCCGATCTGTTCGCCCTGGCGATGCCCTGGTGGGAATTCATCCTGCGCGCGGTTGTGGTCTACGTCGTTGTGCTGGGCATGGTCCGGCTCGGTGGCAAGCGCGCGCTGGGGCAGATCACCCCGTTCGATGTGCTGTTGATCGTACTGCTGGGCAATGCGGTGCAGAACGCGCTGCTGGGCACGGACACGTCGCTGGGCGGCGGCCTGCTGCTGGCCGCCACGTTGATCCTGCTGAACTACGGCGTGGGCTGGCTGACCACGCGCAGCCGGCGCATGGAACGGTTGATCGAGGGCGAGCCGGTGGTGATCGCCCGCGACGGGCGCCTGCTGGATGCCGTTCTGCGGCGGGAGCAGGTCACCCGCGCCGACTTCGATGCCGCGCTGCGCCAGCAGGACTGCCTGGGCGTGGAGGATGTGAAACTGGCGCTGCTGGAAACCAATGGCCACATCACCATCATTCCGCGGCAGAAGGACGCCGCAGGCCCCAGGTAG